From one Bdellovibrionales bacterium CG10_big_fil_rev_8_21_14_0_10_45_34 genomic stretch:
- a CDS encoding AAA family ATPase, which produces MHIQRYLREPVLSDLKKKMVFLGGPRQVGKTTFAQNLAKNYGYLNWDEATHREKILKGQLPTSKLLVLDELHKYRQWRNWIKGKFDTLKDKHEFLVTGSARLDLYRFSGDSLQGRYFYYRMHPLSVKELEITTKSDFSSLLQFSGFPEPFFAQSEKEYRRWSRDYRTRFFRDDLTPIETVSDIGSLELLMLRLPQLVGSPLSINSIREDLQKSHKTVSRWLDIFERLYGIFRLSPFGASRIRAVKKEQKHYHFDWALCEEPGKKLENLVACHLLKAVHFLTDSEGIDGELRYFRDSDGREVDFVMIENSKPKYFVEVKNSAKEVSSHLIYLKRKFPGAQAFQVHTDPRSDYINADGIRVCPAWKFLADLPV; this is translated from the coding sequence ATGCACATCCAAAGATACTTGCGAGAGCCTGTCCTATCAGATTTAAAGAAGAAAATGGTCTTTCTCGGCGGTCCAAGGCAAGTTGGAAAAACCACATTTGCTCAAAATCTTGCTAAAAACTATGGCTATTTGAACTGGGATGAAGCCACTCACAGGGAGAAAATTCTAAAAGGGCAGCTGCCTACTAGTAAGCTTCTCGTGCTTGACGAGCTACACAAATATCGTCAATGGAGAAACTGGATTAAAGGTAAGTTTGACACCCTTAAAGACAAGCATGAGTTTCTTGTTACTGGCAGCGCTCGCTTAGATCTTTATCGATTCAGCGGCGACTCTTTGCAGGGAAGGTACTTCTATTATCGAATGCATCCCCTTTCGGTAAAGGAATTAGAGATAACTACGAAATCCGATTTTAGCAGCTTGCTGCAATTTAGTGGTTTTCCAGAGCCTTTCTTTGCTCAAAGTGAAAAGGAATACAGAAGATGGAGCCGCGACTATCGTACGCGATTTTTTCGTGACGATCTCACTCCGATTGAAACGGTGTCAGATATTGGATCTCTGGAACTCCTTATGCTACGACTTCCGCAGTTGGTTGGAAGTCCACTTTCGATCAACTCGATTAGAGAAGATCTTCAGAAAAGTCATAAGACTGTTTCGCGTTGGTTGGATATTTTCGAACGCTTGTATGGAATCTTTCGCCTAAGCCCGTTCGGTGCCAGCCGCATTCGAGCCGTGAAGAAAGAGCAAAAGCATTACCACTTTGACTGGGCACTATGTGAGGAACCTGGCAAGAAACTTGAGAATCTGGTGGCATGTCATCTTTTAAAGGCGGTTCATTTTTTAACTGACTCAGAGGGCATAGATGGCGAGTTAAGATATTTTCGAGACTCTGATGGTCGCGAAGTTGATTTTGTTATGATCGAGAACAGCAAGCCGAAATACTTTGTTGAAGTCAAAAACTCCGCTAAAGAAGTTAGTTCTCATTTAATCTACCTAAAAAGAAAATTCCCAGGCGCTCAAGCCTTTCAGGTCCATACCGATCCCCGAAGCGACTACATCAATGCTGATGGAATTCGAGTATGCCCAGCCTGGAAGTTTTTAGCGGATCTCCCAGTATAG
- a CDS encoding molybdopterin oxidoreductase: MAANSNQAVAAVKPFKRSVLWNRMIWVGLFIGVITFLMGLQTNSDRIWQAFLLNSFFFISLAVGGLFFVSIQYVTKAGWSVVVRRIAESLTSYLVVGSVAILAVTFYGAKSLFPWMDSGFVAANELVYKKAAYLNSGFFSIRTLIFAAIWFLFARLIVGSSVKQDQTGDVNLTHRNLKFSIGFLILFALTYSLFSVDYLMSLDPLWYSTIFGVYTFSGLFQSTLSFIILITLSLRKRGLLDGYVTDEHMHDLAKFLFAFTVFYAYIAFSQFMLIWYANIPEETAFFLHRSHGGWMGVSLSLPILKFAVPFFALLPRAAKRDMSHLVRVCVLMVIMQMVDLYWLIYPNFHESPVLPLWEIGLFAGFLGLFLLMVGRFLESHAIVPIGDPRLHESLHHHT, translated from the coding sequence ATGGCAGCAAATTCTAATCAGGCTGTGGCCGCAGTAAAACCTTTCAAAAGATCCGTGCTTTGGAATCGCATGATCTGGGTAGGGCTTTTCATCGGCGTCATTACATTTTTGATGGGGCTTCAGACAAACTCCGACCGCATTTGGCAAGCCTTCTTACTGAATTCGTTTTTCTTTATAAGTTTAGCAGTGGGTGGGCTTTTTTTCGTAAGCATACAGTACGTTACAAAGGCCGGCTGGAGTGTTGTGGTTCGGCGAATCGCAGAGAGCCTAACAAGTTATTTAGTGGTGGGAAGTGTAGCTATTCTTGCGGTCACATTCTATGGAGCCAAGTCACTTTTTCCGTGGATGGATTCTGGGTTTGTGGCTGCTAACGAACTTGTTTACAAAAAAGCCGCGTATCTTAACTCAGGCTTCTTTTCTATCCGAACCTTAATCTTTGCTGCCATATGGTTTTTGTTCGCGCGGCTTATTGTAGGCTCGAGCGTGAAGCAAGATCAAACAGGTGACGTCAATCTGACTCATCGAAATCTTAAGTTTTCTATCGGCTTTCTCATTCTTTTTGCACTTACTTACAGTCTTTTCAGCGTTGATTATCTAATGAGTTTGGATCCGCTTTGGTACAGCACAATTTTTGGAGTTTACACTTTTTCGGGTCTTTTTCAGTCGACGCTTTCATTTATTATCTTGATTACTTTATCGCTGAGAAAAAGAGGATTGCTTGATGGCTATGTTACCGACGAACACATGCATGATCTCGCTAAGTTCCTATTCGCCTTCACTGTATTTTACGCGTACATTGCGTTTTCTCAGTTCATGCTTATTTGGTACGCAAACATTCCCGAAGAAACAGCTTTCTTTTTGCACAGGTCTCATGGTGGCTGGATGGGTGTCTCCCTAAGCCTTCCCATTTTAAAGTTCGCTGTGCCTTTCTTCGCACTTCTACCTCGCGCGGCTAAGAGAGACATGTCCCATTTGGTTCGTGTTTGTGTGTTGATGGTCATTATGCAGATGGTAGATCTTTACTGGTTAATTTATCCGAACTTCCATGAGTCCCCTGTGCTTCCACTCTGGGAGATAGGGCTCTTCGCAGGCTTTTTAGGTTTGTTCCTGTTGATGGTCGGAAGGTTTCTTGAGAGTCATGCGATTGTGCCGATAGGGGATCCGAGGTTGCACGAATCCCTTCACCACCACACTTGA